The Synchiropus splendidus isolate RoL2022-P1 chromosome 1, RoL_Sspl_1.0, whole genome shotgun sequence genome includes a window with the following:
- the LOC128771439 gene encoding torsin-1A-interacting protein 2-like isoform X1, giving the protein MDVEPPSLRRSARQKSAKVIRFEASPRAPIKRTKKVAENTSPAVTVNGSSEMGDHSEDDGSPKKKSRRNSTRRIDGSGDHADMDTDELNEEGMNIKQDSSQATNDLRIPQGEPKLLHSFAMGDRYQMGISEKNDTDWSAQKSVRSSEKANATVTKSKVATRSQKVQDTSAYKVTSMAEYKKEMDIRAKSAAVGVTQPISRADLSRTKHHIHGTFPEKGYTVKQRVQNISPQKEALQFEKQGKKKSTATTQGAGDSSKGFPWYFCRLALLVLLGTAAVFAWKAFPLQRTKGNASSFSNQIYLEQFSNLLSRLKAQFVSQRTDLWMRSKIHLEKHLKDVQPNEPVSLIFTAGVKAEKTLHCLAKGFASTFSSALNGSVLHINGSSKAGQQSDVVKLDIDRQLQEAFDGDTFAAVIHNLEELPPGSTIIFYRYCDHENAAYKRVFLLFTVLLPQDEVSGELMYVEELVQDYLKERLVGSSSQTSFDEMDNDKFGGLWSRISHLILPVVPETDVEKKGC; this is encoded by the exons ATGGACGTCGAACCTCCCTCATTGAGAAGGTCCGCACGACAGAAGTCAGCAAAAG TTATACGGTTTGAAGCCAGCCCAAGGGCTCCGATCAAGAGGACCAAGAAGGTGGCAGAGAACACGTCTCCAGCCGTGACAGTTAATGGTTCCAGTGAAATGGGAGATCATTCCGAGGATGATG gGTCCCCAAAGAAAAAGAGTAGACGGAACTCTACCAGAAGAATTGATGGAAGCGGGGATCACGCAGACATGGACACTGATGAATTGAATGAGGAAGGGATGAATATTAAGCAGGACTCGTCTCAAGCCACCAATGATTTACGCATCCCTCAAG GTGAGCCGAAGTTACTACACTCCTTTGCGATGGGTGATCGCTATCAAATGGGAATTTCTGAAAAGAACGACACAGATTGGTCTGCACAGAAAAGTG taCGATCATCAGAAAAAGCCAATGCAACAGTCACAAAGTCTAAAGTTGCAACCAGGTCACAAAAGGTTCAAGATACTTCGGCTTACAAAGTCACCAGCATGGCGGAGTACAAGAAAGAAATGGACATCAGAGCCAAGAGCGCCGCTGTGGGTGTTACGCAGCCAATATCTCGTGCTG ATTTGAGCAGAACAAAGCATCATATTCACGGCACATTTCCAGAGAAAGGTTACACAGTCAAACAACGTGTGCAAAACATTTCACCGCAAAAAGAAGCTCTTCAATTTGAAAAACAAG GCAAAAAGAAGTCAACGGCCACAACACAGGGTGCTGGAGACTCCTCTAAAG GGTTCCCGTGGTATTTTTGCCGCCTGGCTCTGCTGGTGCTGTTGGGGACTGCAGCCGTGTTTGCTTGGAAGGCCTTCCCTCTGCAAAGGACTAAAGGGAATGCTTCAAGTTTCTCCAACCAAATCTATCTGGAACAGTTTTCAAATTTACTGTCACGTCTGAAAGCACAGTTTGTGAGTCAGAGGACTGACTTGTGGATGAGGAGCAAGATCCACCTGGAGAAGCACCTCAAAGATGTTCAGCCCAATGAGCCGGTCAGCCTCATCTTCACTGCTGGTGTTAAAGCTGAGAAGACTCTGCACTGCCTTGCAAAAGGTTTTGCTTCAACATTCTCTTCTGCACTTAATGGCTCGGTCCTGCATATCAATGGTTCCAGCAAAGCTGGACAGCAGAGTGATGTGGTGAAGCTGGACATTGACCGGCAACTACAGGAAGCCTTTGATGGAGACACTTTTGCAGCAGTCATTCATAATCTGGAGGAGCTGCCACCAGGCTCCACCATCATCTTTTATCGATACTGCGACCATGAAAACGCTGCGTATAAGAGAGTTTTCTTGCTGTTTACAGTGCTGTTACCTCAGGATGAGGTGAGTGGTGAGCTTATGTACGTGGAGGAGTTGGTGCAGGACTATTTGAAGGAGAGACTAGTGGGCTCCAGCAGCCAAACATCATTCGATGAGATGGACAATGACAAATTTGGAGGACTCTGGAGTCGCATCTCACATCTGATCTTGCCTGTGGTCCCTGAGACGGACGTGGAGAAGAAAGGATGTTGA
- the LOC128752731 gene encoding torsin-1A-interacting protein 2-like isoform X1, whose product MADLPRAVNHQDLEDAKRPVLMDAEEEVPQTAQKTMDLVCEEDMQEETQSKNPTHSDENKPTEDVAHPTESSFPQDDNGLLVRAVSDSLEDELQDQSIREPLIPEEPGPDVEVVSNEETNKLASISGDGNLEQVDGPESPIHEDSQDAFNDTEVPGEVGRCTESEEEGLEFYHQLSSAPETYVGYRGPVEDIGPVTEETERIEEAGVIRGKRLLAALVLVFVAILIHHLVQPKPQEKKNLGRIDIFLREMERARTEFPHQRADLWTRSRIHLKRHLQSAQPSEPVSLILTAGLQARRTLRCLSQSLASAYSTAVNASVLHIDGASKAHTDSDTVKLDIDNQLQGAFEGNKPVAVIHRFEELPPGSTLIFYRYCDHENAAYKNTFLLFTVLLSEEEIPPKFSLSMVEEMVDDHLQKKFLTDSHPVAFDRMDLDKYGGLWSRISHLILPVISEDRMEMAGC is encoded by the exons ATGGCTGACCTACCAAGGGCTGTCAACCACCAGGACCTAGAGGACGCAAAACGTCCCGTGCTTATGG ATGCCGAGGAAGAAGTGCCTCAAACTGCTCAGAAAACTATGGATTTAGTATGTGAAGAAGACATGCAGGAAGAGACACAATCGAAGAATCCAACACACTCAGATG AGAATAAACCAACTGAAGACGTCGCGCATCCCACAGAAAGTTCTTTTCCGCAAGATGACAATGGACTGCTTGTGCGTGCAGTCAGTGATTCTTTGGAGGATGAACTTCAAGATCAAAGTATCAGAGAGCCTCTGATACCTGAGGAGCCAGGTCCGGATGTGGAAGTGGTTTCAA atgaagaaacaaacaaactggcaTCAATCTCAGGAGATGGAAATCTTGAGCAAGTTGATGGCCCTGAGTCTCCGATCCATGAGGATTCTCAAGATGCTTTCAACGATACTGAAGTTCCAGGTG AGGTTGGACGGTGCACTGAGTCAGAAGAAGAAGGGCTGGAATTCTACCATCAGCTCTCGTCTGCACCGGAAACCTACGTGGGCTACCGAGGGCCCGTTGAAGACATTGGCCCGGTAACAGAAGAAACTGAAAGAATAGAAGAGGCTGGAGTTATTCGAG GCAAAAGATTGCTGGCAGCTCTGGTTCTGGTGTTCGTCGCCATCTTGATACATCATCTCGTCCAGCCAAAGCCTCAAGAGAAGAAGAATTTGGGGCGAATTGATATCTTCCTCAGAGAGATGGAGCGAGCGCGGACTGAGTTTCCTCACCAGCGGGCAGACTTGTGGACCAGGAGCAGGATCCACCTCAAGAGGCACCTCCAGTCAGCACAACCTTCAGAGCCAGTCAGTCTGATCCTCACTGCTGGACTTCAAGCGAGGAGGACGCTGCGGTGTCTGTCTCAAAGCCTGGCCTCCGCCTACTCCACTGCGGTCAACGCCTCCGTCCTCCACATCGACGGGGCGAGCAAAGCCCACACGGACAGCGACACGGTCAAACTGGATATAGACAATCAGCTGCAGGGAGCctttgaaggaaacaaacctGTGGCTGTCATTCACCGTTTCGAGGAGCTGCCCCCAGGATCAACACTGATTTTCTATCGCTATTGTGACCACGAGAATGCAGcttacaaaaacacttttcttctCTTCACCGTGCTGCTGAGCGAAGAAGAGATTCCACCAAAGTTTTCTTTAAGCATGGTGGAGGAGATGGTTGACGACCatctgcagaagaagttcctcaCTGACAGTCATCCCGTGGCTTTTGACAGGATGGACCTGGACAAGTATGGTGGACTGTGGAGCCGAATTTCACATCTTATCCTGCCAGTGATCTCAGAGGACAGAATGGAGATGGCAGGTTGCTAA
- the LOC128771439 gene encoding torsin-1A-interacting protein 2-like isoform X2, with protein sequence MDVEPPSLRRSARQKSAKVIRFEASPRAPIKRTKKVAENTSPAVTVNGSSEMGDHSEDDGSPKKKSRRNSTRRIDGSGDHADMDTDELNEEGMNIKQDSSQATNDLRIPQGEPKLLHSFAMGDRYQMGISEKNDTDWSAQKSVRSSEKANATVTKSKVATRSQKVQDTSAYKVTSMAEYKKEMDIRAKSAAVGVTQPISRADLSRTKHHIHGTFPEKGYTVKQRVQNISPQKEALQFEKQGFPWYFCRLALLVLLGTAAVFAWKAFPLQRTKGNASSFSNQIYLEQFSNLLSRLKAQFVSQRTDLWMRSKIHLEKHLKDVQPNEPVSLIFTAGVKAEKTLHCLAKGFASTFSSALNGSVLHINGSSKAGQQSDVVKLDIDRQLQEAFDGDTFAAVIHNLEELPPGSTIIFYRYCDHENAAYKRVFLLFTVLLPQDEVSGELMYVEELVQDYLKERLVGSSSQTSFDEMDNDKFGGLWSRISHLILPVVPETDVEKKGC encoded by the exons ATGGACGTCGAACCTCCCTCATTGAGAAGGTCCGCACGACAGAAGTCAGCAAAAG TTATACGGTTTGAAGCCAGCCCAAGGGCTCCGATCAAGAGGACCAAGAAGGTGGCAGAGAACACGTCTCCAGCCGTGACAGTTAATGGTTCCAGTGAAATGGGAGATCATTCCGAGGATGATG gGTCCCCAAAGAAAAAGAGTAGACGGAACTCTACCAGAAGAATTGATGGAAGCGGGGATCACGCAGACATGGACACTGATGAATTGAATGAGGAAGGGATGAATATTAAGCAGGACTCGTCTCAAGCCACCAATGATTTACGCATCCCTCAAG GTGAGCCGAAGTTACTACACTCCTTTGCGATGGGTGATCGCTATCAAATGGGAATTTCTGAAAAGAACGACACAGATTGGTCTGCACAGAAAAGTG taCGATCATCAGAAAAAGCCAATGCAACAGTCACAAAGTCTAAAGTTGCAACCAGGTCACAAAAGGTTCAAGATACTTCGGCTTACAAAGTCACCAGCATGGCGGAGTACAAGAAAGAAATGGACATCAGAGCCAAGAGCGCCGCTGTGGGTGTTACGCAGCCAATATCTCGTGCTG ATTTGAGCAGAACAAAGCATCATATTCACGGCACATTTCCAGAGAAAGGTTACACAGTCAAACAACGTGTGCAAAACATTTCACCGCAAAAAGAAGCTCTTCAATTTGAAAAACAAG GGTTCCCGTGGTATTTTTGCCGCCTGGCTCTGCTGGTGCTGTTGGGGACTGCAGCCGTGTTTGCTTGGAAGGCCTTCCCTCTGCAAAGGACTAAAGGGAATGCTTCAAGTTTCTCCAACCAAATCTATCTGGAACAGTTTTCAAATTTACTGTCACGTCTGAAAGCACAGTTTGTGAGTCAGAGGACTGACTTGTGGATGAGGAGCAAGATCCACCTGGAGAAGCACCTCAAAGATGTTCAGCCCAATGAGCCGGTCAGCCTCATCTTCACTGCTGGTGTTAAAGCTGAGAAGACTCTGCACTGCCTTGCAAAAGGTTTTGCTTCAACATTCTCTTCTGCACTTAATGGCTCGGTCCTGCATATCAATGGTTCCAGCAAAGCTGGACAGCAGAGTGATGTGGTGAAGCTGGACATTGACCGGCAACTACAGGAAGCCTTTGATGGAGACACTTTTGCAGCAGTCATTCATAATCTGGAGGAGCTGCCACCAGGCTCCACCATCATCTTTTATCGATACTGCGACCATGAAAACGCTGCGTATAAGAGAGTTTTCTTGCTGTTTACAGTGCTGTTACCTCAGGATGAGGTGAGTGGTGAGCTTATGTACGTGGAGGAGTTGGTGCAGGACTATTTGAAGGAGAGACTAGTGGGCTCCAGCAGCCAAACATCATTCGATGAGATGGACAATGACAAATTTGGAGGACTCTGGAGTCGCATCTCACATCTGATCTTGCCTGTGGTCCCTGAGACGGACGTGGAGAAGAAAGGATGTTGA
- the LOC128752731 gene encoding torsin-1A-interacting protein 2-like isoform X2, with protein sequence MADLPRAVNHQDLEDAKRPVLMDAEEEVPQTAQKTMDLVCEEDMQEETQSKNPTHSDENKPTEDVAHPTESSFPQDDNGLLVRAVSDSLEDELQDQSIREPLIPEEPGPDVEVVSNEETNKLASISGDGNLEQVDGPESPIHEDSQDAFNDTEVPEVGRCTESEEEGLEFYHQLSSAPETYVGYRGPVEDIGPVTEETERIEEAGVIRGKRLLAALVLVFVAILIHHLVQPKPQEKKNLGRIDIFLREMERARTEFPHQRADLWTRSRIHLKRHLQSAQPSEPVSLILTAGLQARRTLRCLSQSLASAYSTAVNASVLHIDGASKAHTDSDTVKLDIDNQLQGAFEGNKPVAVIHRFEELPPGSTLIFYRYCDHENAAYKNTFLLFTVLLSEEEIPPKFSLSMVEEMVDDHLQKKFLTDSHPVAFDRMDLDKYGGLWSRISHLILPVISEDRMEMAGC encoded by the exons ATGGCTGACCTACCAAGGGCTGTCAACCACCAGGACCTAGAGGACGCAAAACGTCCCGTGCTTATGG ATGCCGAGGAAGAAGTGCCTCAAACTGCTCAGAAAACTATGGATTTAGTATGTGAAGAAGACATGCAGGAAGAGACACAATCGAAGAATCCAACACACTCAGATG AGAATAAACCAACTGAAGACGTCGCGCATCCCACAGAAAGTTCTTTTCCGCAAGATGACAATGGACTGCTTGTGCGTGCAGTCAGTGATTCTTTGGAGGATGAACTTCAAGATCAAAGTATCAGAGAGCCTCTGATACCTGAGGAGCCAGGTCCGGATGTGGAAGTGGTTTCAA atgaagaaacaaacaaactggcaTCAATCTCAGGAGATGGAAATCTTGAGCAAGTTGATGGCCCTGAGTCTCCGATCCATGAGGATTCTCAAGATGCTTTCAACGATACTGAAGTTCCAG AGGTTGGACGGTGCACTGAGTCAGAAGAAGAAGGGCTGGAATTCTACCATCAGCTCTCGTCTGCACCGGAAACCTACGTGGGCTACCGAGGGCCCGTTGAAGACATTGGCCCGGTAACAGAAGAAACTGAAAGAATAGAAGAGGCTGGAGTTATTCGAG GCAAAAGATTGCTGGCAGCTCTGGTTCTGGTGTTCGTCGCCATCTTGATACATCATCTCGTCCAGCCAAAGCCTCAAGAGAAGAAGAATTTGGGGCGAATTGATATCTTCCTCAGAGAGATGGAGCGAGCGCGGACTGAGTTTCCTCACCAGCGGGCAGACTTGTGGACCAGGAGCAGGATCCACCTCAAGAGGCACCTCCAGTCAGCACAACCTTCAGAGCCAGTCAGTCTGATCCTCACTGCTGGACTTCAAGCGAGGAGGACGCTGCGGTGTCTGTCTCAAAGCCTGGCCTCCGCCTACTCCACTGCGGTCAACGCCTCCGTCCTCCACATCGACGGGGCGAGCAAAGCCCACACGGACAGCGACACGGTCAAACTGGATATAGACAATCAGCTGCAGGGAGCctttgaaggaaacaaacctGTGGCTGTCATTCACCGTTTCGAGGAGCTGCCCCCAGGATCAACACTGATTTTCTATCGCTATTGTGACCACGAGAATGCAGcttacaaaaacacttttcttctCTTCACCGTGCTGCTGAGCGAAGAAGAGATTCCACCAAAGTTTTCTTTAAGCATGGTGGAGGAGATGGTTGACGACCatctgcagaagaagttcctcaCTGACAGTCATCCCGTGGCTTTTGACAGGATGGACCTGGACAAGTATGGTGGACTGTGGAGCCGAATTTCACATCTTATCCTGCCAGTGATCTCAGAGGACAGAATGGAGATGGCAGGTTGCTAA